From a single Brassica rapa cultivar Chiifu-401-42 chromosome A01, CAAS_Brap_v3.01, whole genome shotgun sequence genomic region:
- the LOC103851102 gene encoding G-type lectin S-receptor-like serine/threonine-protein kinase SD2-5 isoform X2, whose protein sequence is MRMFFSVLLASLLIFFPHPLHAGVPYTGSISPGFEGAQVNYISNGGIFLESINKDFGFGFITTPDDVTLFTLSIIHKSSSRLIWSANRASPVSNYDKLQFQANGAIVLRREEGGGSEVWRLDNANKNASRMELRDSGNLVVVSGDDGASIWESFDHPTDTLITNQVFKQGMKLTSNASYSSNMTYSLEIKSGDMFLSVNSLTPQVYWSMGNDRGRIVDKDGGVVTSSSLLRNSWMFFDDKQSLLWQFLISHNRDDNSTWIAVLGNNGVISFTILGSGEFAADSLTKIPTDKCATPEPCSPYYLCSVRKVCQCVSGLSSAQSDCKTGITSPCKKTNNNATLSVKLVNAGDSVDYFALGFASPFTNNTNLDSCKEFCNSNCSCLGLFFQNSSGNCFLFDWIGSFKSIASGGSGFISYIKVATNDSGVENKRDDDGKHFPYIVIIIVFVAIFIICLLIFAFCRIHRRTKARLLASQETTHSFVNILPGQGGFGSVFKGTLPDGSHIAVKQLEGIGQGKKEFKAEVSTIGSIHHQNLVHLTGFCEEGAHRLLVYEYLAKGSLERWIFKRRDGDILLDWDTRFNIAVGTAKGLAYLHEDCDARIIHCDIKPQNILLDDDFNAKVSDFGLAKLMTREQSHVFTTLRGTRGYMAPEWITTYAISEKSDVYSYGMVLVELIRRRKNKESLLASASFPAYAFKRMREGLLIENVDWDMEEGEGVDVMNDERVQRAMKTAFWCIQEDMHLRPSMSKVVQMLEGVFPVLQPPYYTRLELRSINEEGGGGISSSISHSQLSGPR, encoded by the exons ATGAGAATGTTCTTCAGTGTCCTCTTAGCATCTCTGTTGATATTCTTCCCTCATCCTCTACACGCCGGTGTACCCTACACCGGCAGCATCTCTCCAGGCTTCGAAGGAGCTCAGGTGAATTACATCAGCAACGGCGGTATCTTCCTCGAATCCATCAACAAAGACTTTGGTTTCGGTTTCATAACCACACCAGATGACgtcactctcttcacactcagcATCATCCACAAATCCAGTTCGAGACTTATCTGGTCGGCGAACAGAGCTTCCCCTGTCTCGAACTACGACAAGCTCCAGTTCCAAGCCAACGGAGCCATCGTCCTCCGCAGAGAAGAAGGAGGAGGATCCGAGGTTTGGAGATTGGACAATGCAAACAAAAACGCTTCGAGAATGGAGCTTCGCGACTCGGGGAACCTCGTGGTTGTCTCCGGCGACGACGGAGCTTCGATCTGGGAGAGCTTCGATCATCCTACAGATACTCTGATTACGAATCAAGTATTTAAACAAGGCATGAAGCTCACTAGCAATGCTTCTTATTCGAGCAACATGACTTATTCTCTCGAGATCAAGTCAGGAGATATGTTTTTATCTGTCAACAGCTTGACACCTCAAGTGTACTGGTCCATGGGAAATGATAGGGGGAGGATCGTTGACAAAGACGGTGGTGTAGTGACTTCATCGTCTTTACTCAGAAACTCGTGGATGTTCTTTGATGATAAACAGTCTTTGTTATGGCAGTTTTTGATTTCACACAATAGAGATGATAATTCCACTTGGATCGCTGTTTTGGGAAACAACGGTGTGATCTCCTTTACAATTCTTGGGAGTGGTGAGTTTGCGGCtgattctctcactaaaatcccGACCGATAAGTGTGCAACGCCCGAGCCTTGTAGCCCTTACTACCTCTGCTCTGTTCGTAAAGTGTGTCAATGTGTGTCCGGATTGTCAAGCGCTCAGTCTGATTGCAAAACCGGGATCACTTCTCCTTGtaagaaaacaaacaacaatGCAACATTGTCTGTGAAACTTGTAAATGCTGGAGATAGTGTTGACTACTTCGCACTAGGGTTTGCTTCTCCTTTCACCAACAACACTAATCTTGATAGCTGTAAAGAGTTTTGCAACAGCAACTGCTCGTGCCTCGGTCTTTTCTTCCAGAACAGTTCTGGTAACTgcttcttgtttgattggattgGTAGCTTTAAAAGCATAGCAAGTGGAGGTTCTGGTTTCATCTCTTACATCAAGGTGGCTACTAATGATTCGGGAGttgaaaataaaagagatgACGATGGGAAACACTTTCCATATATAGTCATTATTATCGTCTTTGTGGCAATCTTTATCATCTGTCTTTTGATCTTCGCGTTTTGTCGGATTCATAGGAGAACGAAAGCACGTTTGCTTGCTTCTCAAGAGACGACTCATAGTTTCGTGAACATTCTACCTG GTCAAGGAgggtttggttcagttttcaAAGGAACGTTACCTGATGGTTCTCACATAGCCGTGAAGCAGCTCGAAGGAATAGGTCAAGGCAAGAAAGAATTCAAAGCCGAGGTTAGTACGATCGGTAGCATTCATCATCAAAACTTGGTGCATCTCACAGGATTCTGCGAGGAAGGGGCTCACAGGCTTCTCGTTTACGAGTACTTAGCGAAAGGTTCGTTAGAGAGATGGATATTTAAGAGAAGGGACGGAGATATTCTGTTGGATTGGGACACAAGATTCAACATCGCGGTCGGAACAGCGAAAGGTTTAGCTTATTTACACGAAGATTGTGACGCAAGAATTATCCATTGTGATATTAAACCACAGAATATCCTCTTAGACGATGACTTCAACGCCAAGGTATCTGACTTTGGACTCGCTAAGCTCATGACACGGGAACAGAGCCATGTCTTCACAACTTTGCGTGGGACGAGAGGTTATATGGCTCCTGAATGGATAACAACCTACGCCATCTCGGAGAAGAGCGATGTTTACAGCTACGGAATGGTTCTTGTAGAGTTAATAAGAAGACGAAAGAACAAAGAGTCTTTACTAGCGAGTGCTAGTTTTCCTGCTTATGCTTTTAAGAGGATGCGGGAAGGATTGCTTATAGAGAATGTTGATTGGGATATGGAGGAGGGGGAGGGTGTTGATGTGATGAACGATGAGAGAGTTCAAAGGGCGATGAAAACTGCGTTTTGGTGTATACAAGAAGATATGCATTTGAGACCGTCCATGAGCAAAGTTGTTCAGATGCTTGAAGGTGTTTTCCCTGTGCTTCAGCCTCCGTATTACACGAGGTTGGAGTTGAGGTCGATCAACGAAGAAGGCGGTGGTGGAATTTCATCATCAATATCTCATAGCCAGCTCTCCGGTCCGAGATAA
- the LOC103851102 gene encoding G-type lectin S-receptor-like serine/threonine-protein kinase SD2-5 isoform X1 encodes MRMFFSVLLASLLIFFPHPLHAGVPYTGSISPGFEGAQVNYISNGGIFLESINKDFGFGFITTPDDVTLFTLSIIHKSSSRLIWSANRASPVSNYDKLQFQANGAIVLRREEGGGSEVWRLDNANKNASRMELRDSGNLVVVSGDDGASIWESFDHPTDTLITNQVFKQGMKLTSNASYSSNMTYSLEIKSGDMFLSVNSLTPQVYWSMGNDRGRIVDKDGGVVTSSSLLRNSWMFFDDKQSLLWQFLISHNRDDNSTWIAVLGNNGVISFTILGSGEFAADSLTKIPTDKCATPEPCSPYYLCSVRKVCQCVSGLSSAQSDCKTGITSPCKKTNNNATLSVKLVNAGDSVDYFALGFASPFTNNTNLDSCKEFCNSNCSCLGLFFQNSSGNCFLFDWIGSFKSIASGGSGFISYIKVATNDSGVENKRDDDGKHFPYIVIIIVFVAIFIICLLIFAFCRIHRRTKARLLASQETTHSFVNILPGTSIQFSYKDLQSATNNFSVKLGQGGFGSVFKGTLPDGSHIAVKQLEGIGQGKKEFKAEVSTIGSIHHQNLVHLTGFCEEGAHRLLVYEYLAKGSLERWIFKRRDGDILLDWDTRFNIAVGTAKGLAYLHEDCDARIIHCDIKPQNILLDDDFNAKVSDFGLAKLMTREQSHVFTTLRGTRGYMAPEWITTYAISEKSDVYSYGMVLVELIRRRKNKESLLASASFPAYAFKRMREGLLIENVDWDMEEGEGVDVMNDERVQRAMKTAFWCIQEDMHLRPSMSKVVQMLEGVFPVLQPPYYTRLELRSINEEGGGGISSSISHSQLSGPR; translated from the coding sequence ATGAGAATGTTCTTCAGTGTCCTCTTAGCATCTCTGTTGATATTCTTCCCTCATCCTCTACACGCCGGTGTACCCTACACCGGCAGCATCTCTCCAGGCTTCGAAGGAGCTCAGGTGAATTACATCAGCAACGGCGGTATCTTCCTCGAATCCATCAACAAAGACTTTGGTTTCGGTTTCATAACCACACCAGATGACgtcactctcttcacactcagcATCATCCACAAATCCAGTTCGAGACTTATCTGGTCGGCGAACAGAGCTTCCCCTGTCTCGAACTACGACAAGCTCCAGTTCCAAGCCAACGGAGCCATCGTCCTCCGCAGAGAAGAAGGAGGAGGATCCGAGGTTTGGAGATTGGACAATGCAAACAAAAACGCTTCGAGAATGGAGCTTCGCGACTCGGGGAACCTCGTGGTTGTCTCCGGCGACGACGGAGCTTCGATCTGGGAGAGCTTCGATCATCCTACAGATACTCTGATTACGAATCAAGTATTTAAACAAGGCATGAAGCTCACTAGCAATGCTTCTTATTCGAGCAACATGACTTATTCTCTCGAGATCAAGTCAGGAGATATGTTTTTATCTGTCAACAGCTTGACACCTCAAGTGTACTGGTCCATGGGAAATGATAGGGGGAGGATCGTTGACAAAGACGGTGGTGTAGTGACTTCATCGTCTTTACTCAGAAACTCGTGGATGTTCTTTGATGATAAACAGTCTTTGTTATGGCAGTTTTTGATTTCACACAATAGAGATGATAATTCCACTTGGATCGCTGTTTTGGGAAACAACGGTGTGATCTCCTTTACAATTCTTGGGAGTGGTGAGTTTGCGGCtgattctctcactaaaatcccGACCGATAAGTGTGCAACGCCCGAGCCTTGTAGCCCTTACTACCTCTGCTCTGTTCGTAAAGTGTGTCAATGTGTGTCCGGATTGTCAAGCGCTCAGTCTGATTGCAAAACCGGGATCACTTCTCCTTGtaagaaaacaaacaacaatGCAACATTGTCTGTGAAACTTGTAAATGCTGGAGATAGTGTTGACTACTTCGCACTAGGGTTTGCTTCTCCTTTCACCAACAACACTAATCTTGATAGCTGTAAAGAGTTTTGCAACAGCAACTGCTCGTGCCTCGGTCTTTTCTTCCAGAACAGTTCTGGTAACTgcttcttgtttgattggattgGTAGCTTTAAAAGCATAGCAAGTGGAGGTTCTGGTTTCATCTCTTACATCAAGGTGGCTACTAATGATTCGGGAGttgaaaataaaagagatgACGATGGGAAACACTTTCCATATATAGTCATTATTATCGTCTTTGTGGCAATCTTTATCATCTGTCTTTTGATCTTCGCGTTTTGTCGGATTCATAGGAGAACGAAAGCACGTTTGCTTGCTTCTCAAGAGACGACTCATAGTTTCGTGAACATTCTACCTGGTACGTCTATCCAATTTTCTTACAAAGATCTTCAGTCAGCGACGAATAACTTCTCTGTCAAGTTAGGTCAAGGAgggtttggttcagttttcaAAGGAACGTTACCTGATGGTTCTCACATAGCCGTGAAGCAGCTCGAAGGAATAGGTCAAGGCAAGAAAGAATTCAAAGCCGAGGTTAGTACGATCGGTAGCATTCATCATCAAAACTTGGTGCATCTCACAGGATTCTGCGAGGAAGGGGCTCACAGGCTTCTCGTTTACGAGTACTTAGCGAAAGGTTCGTTAGAGAGATGGATATTTAAGAGAAGGGACGGAGATATTCTGTTGGATTGGGACACAAGATTCAACATCGCGGTCGGAACAGCGAAAGGTTTAGCTTATTTACACGAAGATTGTGACGCAAGAATTATCCATTGTGATATTAAACCACAGAATATCCTCTTAGACGATGACTTCAACGCCAAGGTATCTGACTTTGGACTCGCTAAGCTCATGACACGGGAACAGAGCCATGTCTTCACAACTTTGCGTGGGACGAGAGGTTATATGGCTCCTGAATGGATAACAACCTACGCCATCTCGGAGAAGAGCGATGTTTACAGCTACGGAATGGTTCTTGTAGAGTTAATAAGAAGACGAAAGAACAAAGAGTCTTTACTAGCGAGTGCTAGTTTTCCTGCTTATGCTTTTAAGAGGATGCGGGAAGGATTGCTTATAGAGAATGTTGATTGGGATATGGAGGAGGGGGAGGGTGTTGATGTGATGAACGATGAGAGAGTTCAAAGGGCGATGAAAACTGCGTTTTGGTGTATACAAGAAGATATGCATTTGAGACCGTCCATGAGCAAAGTTGTTCAGATGCTTGAAGGTGTTTTCCCTGTGCTTCAGCCTCCGTATTACACGAGGTTGGAGTTGAGGTCGATCAACGAAGAAGGCGGTGGTGGAATTTCATCATCAATATCTCATAGCCAGCTCTCCGGTCCGAGATAA
- the LOC103851091 gene encoding G-type lectin S-receptor-like serine/threonine-protein kinase SD2-5 — MRSFFIFFLTTCLTLFPHPLHGGVPYTGSISPGFEGSQMNYINNNGIFLESNSSAFGFGFITTPASVTLFTLSIVHKPTSRLIWSANRASPVSNSDKLQFQSNGAIVLRREEGGEAEVWRLDNANKNASRMELRDSGNLVVVSGDDGASIWESFDHPTDTLITNQAFKENMKLTSNPSSSNMTYSLEIKSGDMLLSVDSSTPQTYWSMGNDRGRIIEKNGVVTSSSLLGNSWRFFDEKQSLLWQFVYSDNKDDNATWIAVLGNNGVISFSNLGSGVSAADSSTKIPSDQCSTPEPCGSYYSCSGSKVCGCVSGLSRVRSDCKSGIDTSPCDNKKDNNASSPVELVNAGDGVDYFALGFASPFSKKVSLDSCKEFCSTNCSCLGLFFRNSSGDCFLFDWIGSFKSSGSGGSGLVSFIKVATNGLGGGDNGDDGDGTHFPYIVIIVLATVFIIGCLIFVAFRIHRRTRTKTVLDGDEEHSSEEDNFLENLSGMPIRFTFKDLQSATNNFSIKLGQGGFGSVYEGTLPDGSRLAVKKLEGIGQGKKEFRAEVSIIGSIHHLHLVRLRGFCAEGAHRLLVYEFLAKGSLEKWIFRRRDGDILLDWDTRFNIAVGTAKGLAYLHEDCDARIIHCDIKPENILLDDNFNAKVSDFGLAKLMTREQSHVFTTMRGTRGYLAPEWITNYAISEKSDVYSYGMVLLELIGGRKNYDPSESSEKCHFPSYAFKMMEEGKLLEIVDGKMKNVDVDDERVQRAMKTALWCIQEDMHLRPSMSKVVQMLEGVFHVVQPPSSSTLGSRLYSSFCKSISEEGGGTSSGPSDCNSENYLSAVRLSGPR, encoded by the coding sequence ATGAGAAGcttcttcatattcttcttaACAACATGTCTGACTCTCTTCCCTCATCCTCTACACGGCGGTGTACCCTACACCGGCAGCATCTCTCCAGGCTTCGAAGGATCTCAGATGAACTACATCAACAACAACGGCATCTTCCTCGAATCCAACAGCTCCGCCTTCGGCTTCGGCTTCATAACCACTCCAGCTTCCGTCACTCTCTTCACGCTCAGCATCGTCCACAAACCCACCTCGAGACTCATCTGGTCCGCGAACAGAGCTTCCCCTGTCTCAAACTCCGACAAGCTCCAGTTCCAATCCAACGGAGCCATCGTCCTCCGCAGAGAAGAAGGAGGAGAAGCCGAGGTTTGGAGATTGGACAATGCAAACAAAAACGCTTCGAGAATGGAGCTTCGCGACTCGGGGAACCTCGTGGTTGTCTCCGGCGACGACGGAGCTTCGATCTGGGAGAGCTTTGATCATCCAACAGATACTCTGATCACAAACCAGGCTTTTAAAGAAAACATGAAGCTCACTAGCAACCCGTCTTCGAGCAACATGACTTACTCTCTCGAGATCAAATCAGGAGATATGCTTTTATCCGTCGACAGCTCGACACCTCAAACGTACTGGTCCATGGGGAACGACAGAGGGAGGATCATCGAAAAAAACGGCGTCGTGACGTCATCGTCTCTCCTCGGGAACTCGTGGAGGTTCTTTGATGAGAAACAGTCTTTGTTATGGCAGTTTGTTTATTCGGATAATAAAGATGATAACGCCACGTGGATCGCGGTTCTAGGAAACAACGGTGTGATCTCGTTCTCGAATCTTGGGAGCGGTGTCTCTGCTGCTGATTCCTCGACTAAAATCCCGAGCGATCAGTGTTCGACGCCCGAGCCTTGCGGGTCTTACTACTCATGCTCTGGGAGTAAAGTGTGTGGATGCGTCTCCGGTTTATCGAGAGTTCGGTCTGATTGCAAATCCGGGATCGATACTTCTCCTTGCGATAATAAGAAAGACAATAACGCATCTTCTCCTGTGGAGCTTGTAAATGCTGGAGACGGTGTTGACTACTTTGCTCTCGGGTTTGCTTCTCCGTTCTCCAAGAAAGTTAGTCTCGATAGCTGTAAAGAGTTCTGCAGCACTAACTGCTCGTGCCTCGGTTTGTTCTTTCGGAACAGCTCTGGTGACTgcttcttgtttgattggattgGGAGCTTTAAAAGCTCAGGAAGTGGAGGTTCTGGTTTGGTTTCTTTCATCAAGGTGGCTACTAATGGTTTAGGAGGTGGAGATAACGGTGATGATGGTGATGGGACACACTTTCCTTATATAGTAATTATCGTCTTGGCGACGGTTTTCATCATCGGTTGTTTGATCTTCGTGGCGTTTCGGATTCATAGGAGAACGAGGACGAAAACTGTTTTGGACGGTGATGAGGAGCATAGCTCAGAGGAGGATAACTTCTTGGAGAATCTATCGGGGATGCCGATTAGGTTTACGTTTAAAGATCTTCAGTCAGCGACGAATAACTTCTCTATCAAGTTAGGTCAAGGAGGGTTTGGTTCGGTCTACGAAGGGACGTTACCTGATGGCTCACGTTTAGCTGTGAAGAAGCTTGAAGGAATAGGTCAAGGGAAGAAAGAGTTTCGAGCCGAGGTTAGTATCATCGGTAGCATTCATCATCTGCATCTGGTGCGGCTTAGGGGGTTCTGCGCGGAAGGAGCTCATAGGCTTCTTGTTTATGAGTTCTTAGCGAAAGGTTCGTTGGAGAAATGGATATtcaggagaagagatggagataTTCTGTTGGATTGGGACACAAGGTTCAACATCGCGGTCGGAACAGCGAAAGGTTTAGCTTATCTACATGAGGATTGCGACGCAAGGATCATCCATTGTGATATTAAACCGGAGAACATTCTTTTAGATGATAACTTCAACGCCAAGGTATCTGATTTCGGACTAGCTAAGCTTATGACACGAGAGCAAAGTCATGTTTTCACGACTATGCGTGGGACTAGAGGGTATTTGGCACCTGAGTGGATCACAAACTACGCAATCTCGGAGAAGAGCGATGTGTACAGCTATGGGATGGTGTTGCTAGAGCTGATAGGAGGGAGAAAGAACTATGATCCATCAGAGTCCTCGGAGAAGTGTCACTTTCCTTCTTATGCTTTCAAGATGATGGAAGAAGGGAAGCTTTTGGAGATTGTTGATGGGAAGATGAAGAACGTTGACGTGGACGATGAGAGAGTTCAGAGAGCGATGAAGACTGCGCTTTGGTGTATACAAGAGGATATGCATTTGAGACCGTCGATGAGCAAAGTTGTTCAGATGCTTGAAGGAGTTTTCCATGTGGTTCAGCCTCCGTCTTCTTCCACTTTGGGCTCGAGGCTTTACTCGAGCTTTTGTAAGTCGATCAGTGAGGAAGGTGGTGGTACGTCGTCTGGACCGTCGGATTGTAATAGTGAGAACTATCTATCGGCCGTGAGACTCTCCGGTCCGAGATAG